The DNA window GGAAGAAATCTTTCAAATCTTTTTGGTATTCGCGCTTGGTGTTGGGCGATCGCTTATCCCCAATCAGCTGCTGAATTACATCAGGATCATTCTCTAAGGAAAAGTCCTCACCGATCGCCAAGGAGAGTGAGTTTTCTAGAACACTAAGATTTTCCGGGTGGATCGGTGTCATTGGTTAGTCAGCAGCTGATTGGGCAGCGTCAGTTTAATATTCGATCTACATCTTAGTTGTAAAAGGCGTGTTTATTATTCTAAGTGGTGTGAAAACATCTATTGTCGCACTATTGCTTGAAGCAGCTGTGGGTGGGGTTGGGGAGTTATTGTCAGTTGATTGACAATTCCAGAGGGCGATGAAAAGAAATTTAATCCTTTTCAAGTGTAAGCACGGACGATCTCTGTACGTGATTTGACGGTAAATGAACAGAGAGTTGACTATAACGAACACCATCATCCATCTTTCGGGGTTAGGGTGTAAGAACGCGTGTTGATCAGAGGTAGGAATTCAAATCTTTGATATCAATATTGCTATCAAAAGGAAATTCACCGGAATGTCGATAGTCATAAGCAATAGCAGCTTGTATTCCAGTGGGGTCAAAGTTTTACCGTAGTGAGCAGTGGCTGCTACTTTGGGCTTGATTCCGGGCAATATTTATATGTAGGGTTGCACAAAAACTACTGAGTGCTAACTCAGTAGTATCGATTACACAACTGTTGACAATAAATTTGATGAATATCTCTAGCTCAGAAATGGATTTAGCATCTTTAGCTGCACGGATAGAACAGTTGGAAGCGGAGCAAAATCTGCGAAGGAAAAATATTGTCTGGCTAAAAAACTATTTTGATGCTTTGAAACAGGAGTTCCAAGACAGACCTGTGCACTTAACCTGACTGCTGCTAACCTAACTGGAGCAGACTCTACGTAATGATTTCGTTCATCACGTCGCCAAACCTTTTCAAACACTTTGAATTCTGGTGAAAAGTTTAGGTCAGAATTATTTAGGAATTTGGATAAATTGTCGGCATCGTACTCTGAACAGATGTCGTTCCAGAATAATTCTTCCAGTACTAAAATTTTTTGTTCATTGATAGTAAGGTTGCTACGAGTGATTCCACTTAGCATAACCAACGAATCCCACTTCAATGATTTAGGTTTAAAAAGGTTATCCTGGTTTGCGTTTCTCATCTTGGAATACTTTTTCAAAACTAATATCCTCTATTTTTATCTCAAGCTTTTGCTGCTCCTTTTACGCGAGGTCTGCTCTGGCTAAGGCTTGCAAAGTATTCAGGGCAAGAGCTTCTGATGGGTCAAGGCTACCATTCGTATTTTGTTGTAATGTCTGCTGTTGAGAGCCAGTCACTTTATCGTCACCCCTGGCGATATCCTGCATTGATTGCCCTGGTAATGCCCCGGCTGGTTGACCCGTTGCCTGTTGCAGTTGCACCCGTGCTTCTGCCTCCGCCCTCAAACGTACCTGCTCTTGAAAGATAGCTAACTCTTGCGGTGTCATTTTTGACAACTGCGCTTCTCTTACCCGTCTATTCTCCGTCCATTGGTGAAATTCGTAATCTAACTGCACGGTGTAGCTTTCTTTGTGGAGCCTCAAGCCGGATCTTAGTTTGGCAATTAGCCAATTGCTACGAATTTCTTCCCTAACAGAGGGCATTATTTGGACTAATCGCCATTCCCTAGCTTTGGATAACCCATAAGCTCCACCAAGGAATAGCACTGAAGCTAATCCCCACAAAGCCTTATCCGGGTTACTTGGTTCTATTATTCTTAATCTAGTTGCTTTGGTTGGCAAGAAGTTATCACGTTGAAACTCTGGGTTAGCTGGTGCATAAGAAGAGGCATAAAACTCAGCAAGTGGCATTATGTAACGCTTGTTGGGAGTGCAGTACTTTTGACGGTTAACCGGCTTGGTGAGCGTTGAGGGGATGAAGCAATATTCAACCAAACTAATTTGAGTTCCTGTGAATGACTTTGCCCCACAAATTAACCCGATGGTTGCCAGCAGCCCCACAGTAATATTGTTGGCTGTTCCCGAACGCAAGTAATCCTCAAACTGCTTACGTTTCATTGGTTTCTCCCCCTCGTCATAGCTGCAAGCAACAACACTCCCAATGCTGCCAACCCGATCATTAACCAAGGGGTGTCAGTCTGGGGACTGGGCTTAACTTCGTACTGTCTTACTTCTGAATAGAACCGTGTCTTACCCGTCTTGGTCGCTCCTGATACAGCCCGATATTCATCAAACGCCACCCACAGCGAAGCGCCTACACTTGCGGTTTGGGCGGTCGCTACCAAAAAATCTTTGTCAATGTGGATTTGTCCTGAGTAGTGAAGCTTGGTCAGGGTATTGGCGAAGAATAGCCCCAGTACAATGCTGCCCAATGTGCCAGAAGCAATGGCACCTATTCCAAGAGTTGTTAGTAGGCTGACTCCAGCATTGGCAGTAAACACACCCAGGAATGTAGCCAGTGCTTTGTTTAGCAGTTGTTTGTTACTGAAGACATCTCTAATCGACTGCTCTAACCGTTCGCCGTCTTCGCTCTCTGGGGTCGGTTTTTCTGAAGTAGTTTCACCCCAGAGCATTGGTGTGGACTGTTCACTGGTGTTTTGGAACTGTGATAATAGGGAATCAATTTCATTCATGTTTACCTCAATCAGGGGTGAAACAGAAAAAGCCAGAGTTTACCGTCACTACTGGCTTTTAGCTAACTATGGTTAAATGCCCATAAAATTCCTGAACCAGTCGCCTACTCTACTAATGCCAGCAGTGCGCGAGTAATTGGGCTTTGGTATGCGGTCGGTTTTCGCTTCACTACCGTTTGTCCACAGTGCGCTAGTAACTGCGGTTTCGTATGCCCTATCCGCCGCGTCTTGTGTCTCAGGCAATTTGTTAGAAGCTTTGATTAAATCAGCCTCATATTTTGCGATCGCCATTAAATCCGCAGTGGCCCCAGATATCTGAATCAAGGATGAGCGTTGCGCGTGACGGGTTGCCTCGGCAGTGGTAGCGTTGACGTGTTCTGCCTGCATTTCGGACATCTCGTTTTTGAAACGCTGCTCTCCTGTCTTACTGGTGTTGATAGCTTTCAGGGTTTGCGTTCCGTGCTTCTGGGTCAGTTGCACCAATTCAGCGTAGGCTTGGTTTACATCGCCAGTTGTTTCAATGATTTTGCGGTATGCCTCCAAAGCTTTAGGCAGATTAGCCTTAGCTGTGTCAGACAGTCGCGCCATGTCTGCAATTCTGGTGATTACCGTTTGGTCGCCAAGAAGGGCTTTGTTGAAGTCCGATTCTGAGACATCAAACAGTCTCCCCATTGCTCCTAAAGTACCGGGGGCACTGTTGGGAATATGGTTTTTGAGTTTTGCTGCTCCGTAATTTCTAGCCATTTATTCTCCTAATAAGGTATTAAGTCGTAGTTGATATCATCGTCAGATTCTGGTACTTCATCCCAATAACCCATCTCTTCAAATCGGCTATAAATTCTCGTTGCTAATTGCCGTATTGGATCATCAAAATCATCAGAAATTAAATCAAATCGCTTAGAGCCAAATGCCAAAGTATTTGCAATATCAGGGTCAATACCATTACCCAAGAATTGACCAAATGCAGCAGAGTATGGATGGTCATCGATAGTTTCATGAGTTGCTAAGAATTCGGTTCCGGTGAAGGGTGGGTGATCTTCACTCTCGAATATTGGTGTGGAGAGTGCCTCAATATCCGCCTCAATCATTGCAGCCCATTGTTCAGGATTTTCCGCTTTGAATTGCTGCTTTCTTAGGGCAGAGTCGGTCAGAGGTGATTTGCCCCAATCGTTGGGATTTTTGTAGTGAAGTGTCATTTGTTAGAATCCTTGTAACGATGTGTACTTGATGCACTTTCGGATGAGGCGATTGCACTTACTTTGGTCGGTCGGGGCAATCGCTTCATCATCAGTTTTCACGAAATTCAACAAGTTCAAAAACCTCCCTCTGCACTTGGTTTTGGCTTAATTCCTTGCGCTTGCCCTTAGAGTCGTTGAATATGAAAGGGGCATTGGCTCGACAATTAGAACGGTGGCTGTAGCGCAGTTGTTGACCACGGAATTGGTACAGGTGATTACGCTGTAAGGCTGTCGTTGAAAGCATAAGCTTGTCCCTCAACTTGCGAATAAAACTCGATATTTAGAATCGCTTCGTGAATCTCCATCAAGGCTTGCACTGCATCACCCATTTTTAGGTCGTTTGATGTACTGAACCGTTCGGACGCTTCGATTTGTTTGTAATTGGGAGATGCTTGCACGAACCTAAGAGTCTGTTCGCAACCGAGGATGATGGTCATTATTTCGGTTGTTGTTAGCGATGGTTGTGTTTGCACAGTGTCTTGGTTGCTCATGACTTCTTCCCTTTCCTTTGAGCTTTTATTGGTGTGGGTTGGCGTTCTGGCTGATTACTTGGCGCTTGTGGCTGGTTCGGCTTTTGAAGTACATAGCTGATAGCCCCTGCACCTCCCACGGCGGCGGCGGTGGTAAACATATTGTTTTTACCGAAGTACTGCACTCCGAAATAGCCGAGGGCTAGAAAGCCAAAAGCAGCAACAGAGAATCCAAGTGTTTTGTTGATTTTCATGGCTAGAACATTGCAGCGAGATTGTTAACTAAATCTTTTTCGTCTTGTTGTTGGAGCTTAGAATCAGTCGGTTGTTCAGTTTGAAAGTTGTACCCATTTCGCTGGAATTCTAAAAGTAGGAAGTTAATCACCTCCCCGTAATCGTCTAAGTTCATTTGTTGTGCAAGCTTTTTTAGTAATGGGTGGTAGGGCTTACGAATCACTACCCGAATGCTTTCATTGCTGTTCATTCACACTCCTTAAATGAATCATCTTTGCTAGTTGGTCAAGCCCAATCGCGTTTGCCCATACTGGGTTATCTGCTACCACGAACCCTTTAGCCTGAAGTGCTTCACTCACTGATGACAGTCGTGAGCCTCCCCCAGTAATTAAGCAGACATCTGCATTAATCTTCCAAGGGTGGATAAACTTGAATACTGGCGCTAGGGACTTTTGTACCCAAGGCGCTAACTCTTTTTGGTAGACATCTTGAAAACTGAACTGTTTACCATACCAAAAGGGCTTGTCAGTGCTTTCTAGTCCTTGACGGATAAGGTGCGGCATTGCAATCTCGCCCACCAAGCGATTTTTAAAGTCTGGGTTGACCGAAATCATTCGGATCAACTCTTCCACACCATTATCAAAAGTCTTTCGGTTAGCGAGATGCCCTTTGGAACCTATCAAAGTGGCAATAACTGTCCGATTCCCTATGTCAACAATTACGTTTTGCTTACTGGTGTTCAAGTTCTGGGCAAAGGCGGCGATCGCTGCGTGCCCTTCGTCGTAAACCTTCAAAACATGGATCTTGACCTCGGTGGGGCAAATCTTACCGCCAAACTTGACGACATGGCGGCCAGTGAGTGCTTCAATCAACTGATCTTCTAAATCGCCTCTTTCGTGTAAAGATGCACAGATCACTAACTCAATCGAAGCTTTATAAGGGTAGTAGGAAAGCACTGCTAGTAGATGTTTCAGGGATTGACTCACCTTTGCAGTAGCATCATCAGTAACCCGAAGATGGTTTTTCGGGTTGGCATCGTAAGCTGCATAGCCCGATAACCATTGCTTGTAGTCCAGTTTAGTTAGTGCATCACCCTCTAGGTACTCAACGTAACCTTCTGTGGGAGTCTCTGTAGGACGGTAGTAGCAATTCTCTAAATAACTGGGAAATCTTATCTGGCGATCTGATGATACAAATTTAATGCTGGAATTACCGAGGTCGTAACCAGCAACGATCGTGAGTGTACCTTTTTGCCCAGTGTTGGCATTTTCGGTATTAACTGCCAAATCTGTCATGGGAAAAATCCTCAAAATATTTAATTGACAAAGTTCTGAAATAGGCTTGCTGCTTTGGTTGTGACTATCTCTGCAATGATGCGGTGGCACACTGGCACTTATCCCATCTAATGCAGGTTTGGTCATTCCGTGGCGTTTTTACCTTAATAGCACTGTACCACAAAAACTATAGTGCTATTAGTTCATTTAATTGGATATGCTAATTATTTTGTGAAAATAGTAAAGTATTGCTAATTTGCTATAAAAATATTTTGCTATGAGTGATTCAAACAAGCAGGTTTTTGTACGATTTCGAGTAGAGGAAGAAAAGCGTGATCGCTTCAAAATAGCCTGCATACAGTTAAAAACAACTATGGATGAAGTGCTAAAAGGTCTTCTTGATAAATGGCTGGAAGAAAACAGTCCTGAGTCAACTAAAAATAAATAGCACTCTGACCGTAATGCTATAATCCTGACAACATTAGCAAAAAGCCCCCGGCTATAACCGAGAGCTTTTAGTTCCTAACAACGCCCTATCTTGGCGGATTCAGCGTTGTTTGTTCACTCATACCGGGAAGACCCGGATTTAATAAAAGTTAATATGCTTAGACTACAAGTTTACAACGAACGTTACCACAATTGCATCGGTAACATCGTCAGGGCACATTGTATCTATATTACAGCATCAAAACAGTTGCTGTCAGAAATAAGTAATCACACGCTAACTAACTGCCTTAAATTCCTCGAAGACACTTGCTACACAGACAATACAGCGATTTTTGTACTAGCTAATTTTCAACAATTGAATCAAATCGGAGGTATTCGCTAATGTTGACCACACAACAAGCACTCGCCTCCTTTGATATTCGCAATTTTGTAGACCAGTTAGAACCAGCCAAAGAGAAAAATAAATACATCTGCCCAGCTTGCGGTGGCCATAACTTAGGCATCAACCCTAGTAATGGTAAATACCAGTGTTTTAATAACTGCCAATGCCCTGATATCAGAGAAGCAATCAAACCTTGGAGTGAGGTAGTAGAAGAGAACAAACTTGGTTACACGCAACAATTGGGACGAATCCCAGTTAAGGCGAAAAAACCAGCAGCACTACCCAAAGTTTTAAAGCTAGACCCAGCAGAGTTAAGAATATGCAGGTTGAGGAGTGAAATCAGCACACCACAACCCGTAACACCCGATTTCATTCCCAAGTCCGTCACCTTCAAGCTATCGGATGATGGAGCCACACCGAAAGAATTAAAACAAATTACCGTTATTGAATACGACTATGGCAACGGGCGCAAATCGCACAGATTTGAATGCCCTTGTGCAGCCTTAGACAAAGGCAGAGTCAAAACATTCTCAGTCAGCAGAATTGACCCCACAACCAATAAAACTACATGGAAGAAAGAAGGTTATTGGCCTGCTTACAAACAAGACGAAGCAATCGAAATTATCAAATCCACAGATGGCATCCCGGTACTGTTAGCCCATGAAGGGGAAAAGTGCGTAGAAGCTACCAGATTGGAAGCTATAGCCAGCATTACTTGGGTGGGGAACTGCTCTGACGGTGACATCGGAAAATCCTTGACCCAAATCAAGCATTCTACGGGTAAAGATTTTTTACTAGCTTATTGCGTGGATCATGATGAAACTGGATGGAAGAAGCAAGAGCGAATTAAAGAGGTTTGCGCCCAAGCCGGAGTAGCTTTTGTTGCCATCGACTTGCTTAAAATCAAACCGGATCTGCAAAATAAAGGAGATGTAGCAGATATTTTGGAATCGGGCATGACAGGCGATGAATTAGCGAATTTACTGTTAAAGCAGATAGAAGAAATTACAGCAGATGCTCAATCATCATCAGAAAATGTAGACTCAGTAGACGTTGCTAATTTCGACTCAGAGCCAGACAGCACATTCCTGCAAAAAGGTTTTAACACCCTTTACGGCGATCGCAAATGGATTTGTGCAGATGGCCTGCTGCATTGCTGGGATGGCTTGCACTACCAACACTCACCTGATTCAGTTGAGCGTCCACGCATTACGAGTTATTGCAATTCGTATCAAGTTATTAAGAAAACTGGCAAGAACTTTGTCATTACCCACCCTTACGCCAAGCCAAGCAAGGTAAGAGAGTTGCTGGAGTGGGTGAAGCTGCGAGTAGAAATTGACCCGCGATTACTTAACCCACCAGGGGTTAACTGTACTAATGGCGTGTTAGGTGTTGATTGGGCAGGCCCCAAACCAGAGCCAGTTTTAGAAGAACACGACCCAGACAAACACTTTTTTACATATCCGCCATTAGTCAAGTATGACCCCCAAGCAGACCCCAGACATTGCGATCGCTTACTGTCATGTTTAGACTCCCCTCAACAACAAGTTTTATTAAGAAACCTGGGGGCGAGTCTCGATCTAAAGGAAGTCCGCAAGCGTAGAGGACGGGAATCTAAGCTACTACTGGCCTGTGGATTGGGTTCAAATGGTAAAGATTCCATCCGGGAGGTAGTATCTATCATTTACGGTGAGCAAGGCATGACCAGCTGTTCCTTAGCTGACTTTGCTGCTTA is part of the Nostoc commune NIES-4072 genome and encodes:
- a CDS encoding plasmid partition protein ParG — translated: MSDSNKQVFVRFRVEEEKRDRFKIACIQLKTTMDEVLKGLLDKWLEENSPESTKNK
- a CDS encoding ParM/StbA family protein; translated protein: MTKPALDGISASVPPHHCRDSHNQSSKPISELCQLNILRIFPMTDLAVNTENANTGQKGTLTIVAGYDLGNSSIKFVSSDRQIRFPSYLENCYYRPTETPTEGYVEYLEGDALTKLDYKQWLSGYAAYDANPKNHLRVTDDATAKVSQSLKHLLAVLSYYPYKASIELVICASLHERGDLEDQLIEALTGRHVVKFGGKICPTEVKIHVLKVYDEGHAAIAAFAQNLNTSKQNVIVDIGNRTVIATLIGSKGHLANRKTFDNGVEELIRMISVNPDFKNRLVGEIAMPHLIRQGLESTDKPFWYGKQFSFQDVYQKELAPWVQKSLAPVFKFIHPWKINADVCLITGGGSRLSSVSEALQAKGFVVADNPVWANAIGLDQLAKMIHLRSVNEQQ